A genomic segment from Papilio machaon chromosome 10, ilPapMach1.1, whole genome shotgun sequence encodes:
- the LOC106717981 gene encoding uncharacterized protein LOC106717981: MFTLILSFTVSAFVVIVFKYLNATRKPPILGIYQQRNKGYFIKFIFMYILLTVKRLINEGKRLWAVEVGQSSDGTEHVHKYDLNLEQKYIFGDHPKAVDAVYFNGLSKEGNAVVCGLARRPNHYCDAFLYLKCDGEDLLLSPNLPDTHLEQTVSEQGEYSVQGIKITKFMPMRTWKLAYNGEMKSKSNPDKLLKVEVSLTWSAAWAPFNYDVHMSPSSMASDLAKEPWSREYFTLLEKLHQTHYEQMGYIRGIAVIDGKKHSLDMPCLRDRSFGPLREWRNFHRYVYHFMFLENGDCMAVGSVSEPTVLSHLTIGYLCKKADQSVLPVDSCDFHMYQHAENEILPIDYGFVFKSGGKSYAVKVKVNNEDIFYIGKDRVAKFYERWCSVEVNGVQGWACVEWHYNNVRNCHKK, from the exons ATGTTTACATTAATACTATCGTTTACGGTGTCAGCATTTgtagttatagtttttaaatatttaaatgccaCACGAAAGCCGCCCATTTTAGGTATTTACCAGCAAAGGAATAAAggttatttcattaaatttatttttatgtacatctTACTCACTGTAAAAAGG CTGATTAACGAAGGCAAGCGTCTGTGGGCCGTGGAAGTGGGCCAGAGTTCCGACGGAACCGAGcatgtacataaatatgatttgaatttagaacaaaAGTATATATTCGGTGACCATccaaag GCAGTAGATGCTGTTTACTTCAATGGTTTGTCAAAGGAGGGAAACGCGGTCGTATGCGGGCTGGCTCGTAGACCCAACCATTATTGCGACGCTTTTTTATACCTGAAG TGCGATGGTGAAGATCTTCTTCTGTCTCCGAACCTGCCGGACACGCACCTGGAGCAAACCGTATCAGAACAGGGAGAGTACAGCGTGCAAGGAATCAAGATTACCAAATTCATGCCAATGCGCACATGGAAACTGGCTTATAACGGCGAAATGAA ATCGAAGTCCAACCCGGATAAGCTGTTGAAGGTGGAAGTATCACTGACATGGAGCGCAGCATGGGCGCCGTTTAATTACGATGTGCATATGTCCCCTTCCAGCATGGCTAGCGACTTGGCGAAAGAACCCTGGTCCCGCGAATACTTCACACTGTTAGAGAA ACTGCATCAAACACATTATGAACAAATGGGTTATATTAGAGGTATCGCTGTTATCGATGGCAAAAAACATTCACTGGATATGCCGTGTTTGAGAGACCGTAGTTTTG gacCGTTACGTGAATGGCGTAACTTCCACCGCTACGTGTATCACTTCATGTTCCTTGAGAACGGCGATTGCATGGCGGTGGGCAGCGTGTCCGAGCCTACTGTCTTATCTCA TTTGACCATTGGGTATTTATGCAAGAAAGCAGATCAATCAGTGTTGCCAGTTGACTCCTGCGATTTTCATATGTATCAGCACGCCGAAAATGAAATACTGCCCATAGACTAcggatttgtttttaaaagtg GTGGCAAGTCGTATGCTGTCAAAGTTAAAGTGAACAatgaagatatattttatattggtaAAGATAGAGTTGCCAAATTCTATGAGAGATGGTGCTCTGTCGAAGTTAACGGAGTACAGGGGTGGGCCTGCGTTGAGTGGCACTATAATAATGTGCGGAACTGCcacaaaaagtaa
- the LOC106718094 gene encoding 26S proteasome non-ATPase regulatory subunit 12 yields the protein MSTNTGKIIKMEVDYEDTCNEKIPLWKSWASSGRVQEAIDQLLALEKQTRTGADMASTARILVAIVQIWYEAKNWPALNDHIVLLSKRRSQLKQAVVKMVQECYTYVNKTPDKETKIKLIETLRSITEGKIYVEVERARLTNILAKIREEEGDVAEAAKIIQELQVETYGSMDKREKVELILEQMRLCLAIKDYIRTQIISKKINTKFFEEDDTQELKEKFYRIMIAVDQQNGQYLSVCRHFRALGATGGSESLIGSVVFLILAPYDNEQADLTHRVNEDKDLDKLPEYKQLLGLFINPEIIRWNTLCSTYEKMLRKTPYFNASEEKGQERWNDLKNRVVEHNIRIMSMYYTRISLQRMSELLGLGATETEEALSQLVVTAVVKAKIDRPAGVVHFSLNMDSSDRLNEWSHNLNTLMQLVNKTTHLINKEECVHKHLLAAAE from the exons ATGTCTacaaatacgggtaaaatcattaaaatggaA GTGGACTATGAAGACACTTGCAATGAAAAGATCCCACTGTGGAAGTCATGGGCTTCTAGTGGCAGAGTTCAAGAGGCAATTGATCAACTTCTGGCATTGGAGAAACAAACTAGAACA ggTGCTGACATGGCATCAACAGCAAGAATTTTAGTTGCCATTGTTCAAATTTGGTATGAGGCTAAGAACTGGCCAGCACTCAATGATCACATTGTTTTACTGTCAAAGAGaag GTCACAACTTAAGCAGGCAGTGGTAAAAATGGTACAAGAATGCTACACTTATGTAAACAAGACTCCAGATAAAGAAACTAAAATCAAGTTAATTGAAACCCTGAGGTCAATAACGGAGGGTAAGATTTACGTAGAAGTAGAAAGGGCAAGACTTACCAACATTTTAGCAAAAATAAGAGAAGAAGAAGGTGATGTAGCAGAAGCTGCAAAGATAATACAAGAACTACAAGTTGAGACATACGGATCTATGGATAAACGTGAGAAAGTAGAATTGATATTGGAACAAATGAGGCTATGCCTTGCAATTAAAGATTACATTCGTACCCAGATCatatcaaagaaaattaatactaaattcTTTGAAGAGGATGACACTCAG gaGTTGAAAGAGAAATTCTATCGTATAATGATAGCGGTGGACCAACAGAATGGACAGTACCTGTCCGTGTGCAGACATTTCCGTGCACTAGGTGCTACTGGCGGCTCCGAATCTCTCATTGGGAGTGTGGTCTTCCTGATACTGGCTCCATATGACAATGAACAGGCCGACCTTACCCACAGAGTTAACGAAGATAAAGACTTGGACAAACTACCTGAATATAA GCAATTGTTGGGGTTGTTCATCAATCCAGAGATAATAAGATGGAACACTCTCTGTTCCACTTATGAGAAAATGCTGCGCAAGACGCCATACTTTAATGCCTCCGAGGAGAAGGGCCAGGAGCGCTGGAACGATCTCAAGAACAGAGTTGTTGAACAT AACATCCGCATAATGTCGATGTACTACACACGCATCTCGCTGCAGCGCATGAGCGAGCTGCTGGGGCTGGGCGCGACTGAGACCGAGGAGGCGCTCAGCCAGCTCGTCGTCACCGCCGTCGTGAAGGCCAAGATCGATCGCCCAGCTGGAGTCGTACACTTCAG tTTGAATATGGACTCATCGGACCGTCTGAACGAGTGGTCGCACAACCTGAACACTCTTATGCAGCTAGTTAACAAAACCACACATCTCATTAACAAGGAGGAATGCGTACACAAGCATCTGCTAGCCGCCGCCGAGTGA
- the LOC106718217 gene encoding meiosis regulator and mRNA stability factor 1, protein MSLSTSFHSNGMNSFKESRSQSVQGLASVSSSLLMKIPLPPRLWITDVEDESSDENSTGARDEGVVLAERTRVRSRFRHHKHRSTCNVPIGIFWDIENCQVPRGCSAIDVVAAIRAKFLPGRREAEFVVVCDVRKEAANRLQELNDSQVNLIHVCGTQKNAADEKLRQCMRRFGELHTAPAALLLISGDINFASDLSDFRHRKNMEVILVHKQNTSSALITCASSHYCYNELTAQLPRNPKVSQTEEEEPTCEMEVSNLPINQPPERVSRRLRRLADNCGGKVLRVTAPTAMLRFPTPDHASRALKRMEGEDVFGRKISTRFARGALQATYSSDEGYSTAPPAPPAPPALPHHTPVLPPPAHDIRAACGDWALALQQLPAPTPPPLDFCPPPAPAPKPRKIRGTHGSVSLDRSGCSSSNSGDESRVRAPSPWNSSSVSEHSDPEPDTAELTVSNLPPYEPNMLQEALRKLFSQYVPVVRVSVWTSGEGPLASVVFRSEWDARLAIARVHKRRLDSVWAGRRLELALGTPSPAPNLDVLRARLRAILLEQQNYCMPLLRLRDAYASRHCCSITTSDILKVKDTVLVHETCGRMVQLVDLSPVSKLEIEEAPWKCHKHSVLSTGHDDGRRILQPVFIELPVLARNIHILLESHGGILPLLSLVECYEAMFPALVCEPRAGVALELLLLSIPGVELKETPSRHLAWAAATARADTPPSVCNRSDTSRGSVGSLGERGGARTAPALEPTLSLFERDLVDLLRTAPRCTIPFSKLIPSYHHHFGRQCRVADYGFTKLPELLASLSNTIVVLGTGSYREITLSAAAQSRRWTSDLVKMLKANPVRSIFPHEIPQLYHNTFGRQFSPVDYGVCTIGELLQRTAPGATVALSDGSVALPRRAPTPAERAHSSQFALEAAELLCYTPNLRMEFTRFVPAYHAHYGRQLRVAHYGCVKLAELLDMIADTVVVWCEPNGEKMVRLAAGAARGIMAQRFAALLPAPFAELPALYAARFGAPPAPDVLDVSTLQELVLAAGGYIERGMAYITVGDAARLPNCALTACAVLSADMSVARGSTLEYFVSAFRRLRGAEPDLKELESYGVVETSERYVRLTAAWRTVWRLAQILADQPAPLPTQDVVNRYMKRYELSPLSSDLGVKQVQAQVSEVLQQCGPVFSRVQSASAADTLWTLAAGVALPPPLRPARHEDYSVHDTPPGQKGSRVFESPKTNIWCSPPASALPNPTALLSQENKRRTRLAAQFDAA, encoded by the exons ATGAGTTTGTCCACAAGTTTTCATAGTAACGGGATGAATAGCTTTAAAGAATCACGGAGTCAATCCGTTCAAGGACTGGCGAGTGTTAGTTCTAGTCTTCTTATGAAAATACCACTTCCTCCTCGATTATGGATAACAG aCGTGGAAGATGAGTCTTCGGATGAAAACAGTACTGGTGCTAGAGATGAAGGTGTTGTTTTGGCTGAGAGAACAAGGGTGAGGTCGCGTTTTCGACACCACAAGCATCGTAGCACTTGTAATGTGCCCATTGGAATTTTTTGGGATATTGAAAATTGTCAG GTTCCCCGAGGATGCTCAGCAATAGATGTGGTGGCAGCAATTCGAGCCAAATTTCTTCCAGGGAGGAGGGAAGCTGAATTTGTTGTTGTATGTGATGTGAGAAAAGAAGCTGCAAATAGATTACAAGAACTTAATGATTCTCAA GTAAACCTTATTCATGTGTGTGGCACACAAAAGAATGCGGCTGATGAGAAACTGAGGCAATGTATGAGAAGATTTGGTGAGCTGCATACAGCTCCAGCTGCATTGCTACTTATCTCGGGAGATATCAATTTTGCTTCAGACTTGTCAGATTTCCGTCACAG GAAAAATATGGAAGTGATATTGGTGCACAAACAGAACACATCTTCTGCGTTAATTACATGCGCTTCATCTCATTATTGTTACAATGAACTTACTGCACAGCTGCCAAGAAACCCAAAG GTAAGTCAAACAGAGGAAGAGGAGCCAACTTGTGAGATGGAGGTTTCCAATCTTCCCATCAACCAGCCACCCGAGAGAGTTTCTCGGCGGCTGCGCAGGTTGGCGGATAACTGCGGAGGGAAAGTGTTACGAGTCACCGCACCTACTGCTATGCTTAGGTTCCCTACACCTGACCATGCTTCCAG GGCGTTGAAGCGTATGGAAGGCGAGGACGTGTTCGGGCGCAAGATAAGCACGCGGTTCGCGCGCGGCGCTCTGCAGGCCACATACTCCAGCGACGAGGGCTACAGCACCGCGCCgcccgcaccccccgcgccccccgcgctgCCGCACCACACGCCCGTACTGCCCCCGCCCGCGCACGATAT CCGTGCGGCGTGCGGAGACTGGGCACTGGCGCTGCAGCAGCTGCCGGCGCCCACGCCGCCGCCGCTCGACTTCtgcccgccgcccgcgcccgcgcccaaACCCAGGAAGATAAGGGGCACTCATG GTTCAGTCAGCCTAGACCGGTCTGGTTGTTCATCTAGCAACAGCGGTGATGAAAGTCGAGTGCGCGCGCCCTCGCCCTGGAACTCGTCCAGTGTGAGCGAGCACAGCGACCCCGAGCCCGACACCGCGGAACTCACTGTATCCAACCTGCCGCCTTACGAGCCCAATATGCTGCAg GAGGCGCTGAGGAAGCTGTTCAGTCAGTACGTGCCGGTGGTGCGCGTGTCGGTGTGGACGTCCGGCGAGGGGCCGCTCGCCTCGGTCGTGTTCAGGTCGGAGTGGGACGCGCGGCTGGCTATAGCGCGCGTGCACAAGCGCCGCCTCGACAGCGTGTGGGCGGGCCGACGTCTCGAGCTCGCCCTCGGCACGCCCTCGCCCGCCCCCAACCTGGATGTGCTGCGCGCCCGGCTGCGCGCCATCCTGCTCGAGCAGCAGAACTACTGCATGCCACTGCTGCGTCTGCGCGACGCCTACGCCAGCAGACATTGCTGCTCCATCACCACATCCGACATACTCAAAGTGAAAGACACGGTGCTGGTGCACGAGACGTGCGGTCGTATGGTTCAGCTCGTCGATTTGTCGCCGGTGTCCAAGCTGGAAATCGAGGAGGCGCCCTGGAAGTGCCACAAGCACTCGGTGCTGAGCACCGGACACGACGACGGCCGGAGGATACTGCAGCCCGTGTTCATAGAGCTGCCAGTGCTCGCCAGGAACATTCACATTCTGCTGGAGAGTCACGGCGGCATACTGCCGTTGTTGAG TTTGGTGGAGTGCTACGAGGCGATGTTCCCGGCGCTGGTGTGCGAGCCGCGCGCGGGCGTGGCCCTGGAGCTGCTGCTGCTTAGCATACCCGGCGTCGAACTTAAGGAGACTCCCTCCCGCCACCTGGCCTGGGCCGCGGCCACCGCACGCGCCGACACGCCGCCCTCTGTCTGCAACAGAA GTGACACGTCTCGCGGCAGTGTGGGCAGCTTGGGTGAGCGGGGCGGTGCGCGCACGGCGCCCGCGCTTGAGCCTACTCTCTCGCTGTTCGAACGAGACCTCGTCGACTTGCTGCGCACCGCGCCACGCTGCACTATTCCCTTCAGCAA GTTGATCCCGTCTTACCACCATCACTTCGGTAGGCAATGTCGCGTCGCAGATTACGGCTTCACAAAGCTGCCGGAACTACTAGCCTCCCTCAGTAACACCATTGTG GTGCTGGGCACGGGGTCTTATCGCGAGATCACATTGTCGGCTGCGGCGCAGAGTCGTCGCTGGACCTCCGACCTCGTGAAGATGCTGAAGGCCAATCCGGTGCGCTCGATCTTCCCGCACGAGATCCCGCAGCTGTACCACAACACGTTCGGCCGGCAGTTCTCGCCCGTCGACTACGGCGTGTGCACGATCGGCGAGCTGCTGCAGCGCACGGCGCCGGGCGCCACGGTCGCGCTGTCCGACGGGAGCGTGGCGCTGCCGAGACGTGCGCCCACACCTGCCGAGCGCGCGCACTCTTCACAGTTCGCGCTCGAAGCTGCCGAGCTGCTCTGCTACACACCAAACCTGCGCATGGAGTTCACGCGCTTCGTGCCCGCCTACCACGCGCACTACGGCCGGCAGCTGCGCGTCGCCCACTACGGCTGCGTCAAGCTCGCCGAGCTCCTCGACATGATCGCCGATACCGTCGTCGTGTGGTGCGAACCCAACGGCGAGAAGATGGTCCGCCTGGCGGCGGGTGCGGCGCGCGGTATCATGGCGCAAAGGTTCGCGGCGCTGCTGCCCGCGCCCTTCGCCGAGTTGCCGGCGCTGTACGCGGCAAGATTCGGGGCACCGCCCGCGCCCGATGTGCTCGACGTGAGCACGCTGCAGGAGTTGGTGCTGGCCGCCGGAGGCTACATCGAGCGCGGCATGGCCTACATCACGGTGGGAGACGCGGCGCGCTTGCCGAACTGCGCGCTCACCGCGTGCGCCGTGCTCTCCGCCGATATGAGCGTGGCGCGCGGCTCCACCCTCGAGTACTTTGTGAGCGCGTTCCGGCGGCTGCGCGGAGCCGAGCCCGACCTCAAGGAGCTGGAGTCTTACGGCGTCGTCGAGACCTCGGAACGATACGTGCGGCTGACGGCCGCGTGGCGCACCGTGTGGCGTCTGGCACAGATCCTCGCCGACCAGCCGGCTCCCCTGCCCACCCAAGATGTCGTTAATCGATACATGAAACGCTACGAGCTCTCGCCGCTATCATCTGACTTGG GTGTGAAGCAGGTGCAGGCGCAGGTGTCGGAGGTGCTGCAGCAGTGCGGGCCGGTGTTCTCGCGCGTGCAGTCGGCGAGCGCGGCAGACACGCTGTGGACGCTGGCGGCGGGCGTGGCGCTGCCCCCACCGCTGCGCCCCGCAAGACACGAGGATTACTCCGTGCACGACACTCCGCCAGGACAAAAG GGATCTCGTGTGTTTGAATCGCCAAAGACCAACATCTGGTGTTCCCCACCAGCGAGCGCTTTGCCCAATCCTACGGCATTGCTCAGCCAAGAGAATAAAC GTCGCACACGGCTGGCGGCGCAGTTCGATGCAGCATAA
- the LOC106718222 gene encoding NADH dehydrogenase [ubiquinone] 1 beta subcomplex subunit 10 → MVQGDPPQDDNLFRAFARSLYATVDTPVTWFREKVVEPNQKKYPWYHRQFRRVPTIDQCYEDDPVCDFEANAQFKRDRAVDSEILSILRMRYEDCMMYEQPDHLTICKPFWERYKNAEEAWFIKYGDLGAYADARKALMKQKHRMVWERRNGPLSEQTK, encoded by the exons ATGGTACAAGGGGATCCTCCGCAAGATGACAATTTGTTTAGGGCTTTTGCCAGGAGCCTATACGCCACTGTAGATACCCCAGTTACGTGGTTTAGAG aAAAGGTTGTCGAACCAAATCAGAAAAAATATCCTTGGTACCATCGTCAGTTTAGGCGTGTGCCTACAATTGATCAATGTTACGAAGACGACCCAGTTTGTGACTTTGAAGCCAACGCGCAGTTCAAACGTGACAg AGCTGTTGATTCAGAAATCCTCAGTATTCTTAGAATGCGCTATGAAGATTGTATGATGTATGAACAACCAGACCACCTTACTATTTGCAAACCATTCTGGGAAAGATATAAGAATGCTGAGGAAGCATGGTTCATTAAAT ATGGCGACCTGGGTGCTTATGCTGATGCCAGAAAAGCTTTAATGAAACAAAAGCATCGCATGGTTTGGGAGAGACGCAATGGTCCTCTCTCTgaacaaactaaataa
- the LOC106718223 gene encoding ubiquitin carboxyl-terminal hydrolase 43 translates to MSTNNLSSVLKSCSEGELINEVAETGMTPKQVEGSRLKRTFTLPRNPFGTTKPSSSRNKSNESDNKSTTGTIIGTTQKDEGIVERKLFRRPSWKIFLNKIAQHMSTVNVSGVKTVPTIISNERVPCSGDPPWPPGATPAATGIKNHGNTCYMNAVLQCLSHTDVIAEYFVLDHYKVDLQKRNKINSKKYGTRGEVTEQLAALLKALWSCRYTPDMSIAFKGAVERHGSQYRGNSQHDAQEFLFWLLDKVHEDLNTATKKKYKTIKNTGGKSDEVVAAETLANHARRNSSFVQAVFQAQYRSALTCAKCERTSCTFDPFHCVSVQLPTRLNTVQPSPLPVNVVYVNQQPRQVRIGVELAPTATMDELRTALHNDTGIDTDHIILSEINESGWCNARAGWEVAGIDYGALYCLEAPPLLQTPTTPYLLILWVNLLDGERFGSPYAMQVGREISYEDLQKLLLKEMCQVVAERVLERAQGADIFRARLADTQPHAYLQPELPHPLFALEVEQALCAHDKHPYLRLELLWDPAHRDSIIREPGEACEVHVSATGAGPLTLHACLAHYTRAEHLAQEDAWRCPQCQRYMPVVKTLGLWSLPDILVIHLKRFRQQAKGRTSTKLTTMVEFPLNDFDMTPHLVRRNSSNDSPGHSRSPRRRHSKAAVTNPQDNIYDLYAICYHHGDDLETGHYTAACKNPYDNRWYKFDDSRVTPVDDDNAYAELVNNTVYMLFYKRKKPTVVHSCSTNDKGHWALLMPKYVKPAGEVLNDLTEVKEEIDNVKSEVETKDDSETEDIKRSPTLSRSVPSLPDDSPIEFITPENDVTPVVHNTATIIQSPTLQRPLIVEVNGRTSEELSDYENDSVVHTEPYIHKDVHVNPKMTPVDGRRPRSVDYPPRTGTSPSSRDKSFEGSPLVASINGVEYHPTTEDLMLSMFQESKYIVPRHGNHVAGESHRAGEKSSVWKTRIST, encoded by the exons ATGTCAACCAATAACCTTTCATCAGTTTTGAAGTCCTGCTCTGAGGGTGAGTTGATAAACGAGGTTGCAGAGACTGGCATGACACCAAAACAGGTGGAAGGATCCCGACTAAAACGTACATTTACTTTACCTCGGAATCCTTTTGGTACCACAAAACCTAGTTCGAGTAGGAACAAAAGCAACGAAAGCGATAATAAATCCACAACAGGCACAATTATCGGAACAACTCAAAAAGATGAGGGTATCGTTGAAAGGAAGTTATTTAGAAGGCCATCATGGAAAATATTCTTGAATAAAATAGCTCAGCACATGAGTACTGTGAACGTATCAGGA GTTAAAACAGTCCCAACGATAATAAGCAATGAACGAGTGCCGTGCAGCGGGGACCCGCCGTGGCCCCCGGGTGCGACTCCGGCCGCCACTGGAATCAAAAACCATGGGAACACTTGTTACATGAATGCAGTACTTCAGTGCCTTTCACATACTGATGTTATAGCTGAATACTTTGTACTAGATCATTACaag GTGGATTTACAGAAgagaaataagataaattcaaaaaaatatggaaCTCGTGGTGAAGTTACGGAACAATTAGCTGCACTTCTGAAAGCGTTATGGTCATGTCGATATACTCCTGATATGAGCATTGCATTCAAG GGTGCAGTTGAGAGGCACGGCTCTCAATACCGCGGCAACAGTCAGCATGATGCACAGGAGTTTCTCTTTTGGCTGCTTGATAAAGTGCATGAAGATTTGAACACGGCCACtaagaaaaagtataaaactaTCAAG AATACAGGTGGCAAGTCAGACGAGGTGGTGGCGGCTGAGACTTTGGCAAACCACGCTAGAAGGAACAGTTCCTTTGTACAGGCAGTTTTTCAAGCTCAGTACAG GTCTGCGCTGACGTGTGCGAAATGCGAGCGGACTTCGTGCACTTTCGATCCGTTCCACTGCGTAAGCGTGCAGCTTCCTACACGTCTCAACACAGTGCAGCCCTCACCACTGCCCGTCAAT GTGGTGTACGTGAACCAACAGCCGCGGCAGGTGCGCATCGGCGTGGAGCTCGCACCAACCGCGACTATGGACGAGCTGCGCACAGCATTGCACAATGACACCGGCATTGATACCGACCATATCATACTCAGCGAGATTAATGAATCAG GGTGGTGCAACGCGCGCGCTGGCTGGGAAGTGGCGGGTATTGACTACGGCGCGCTGTACTGTCTGGAGGCTCCCCCGCTGCTGCAGACGCCCACCACTCCCTACCTACTCATACTGTGGGTCAACCTTCTTGATGGGGAACGATTTG GGTCACCGTACGCAATGCAGGTGGGACGCGAGATTTCCTACGAGGATCTACAGAAGTTGCTGCTGAAGGAAATGTGCCAGGTGGTGGCGGAGCGCGTACTGGAGCGCGCGCAGGGAGCTGACATCTTCCGTGCGAGACTCGCCGACACTCAGCCACACGCCTATCTACAGCCAGAG CTGCCGCATCCGCTGTTCGCACTGGAAGTAGAGCAGGCGTTGTGCGCGCACGACAAACACCCGTACTTACGTCTCGAGCTGCTCTGGGATCCCGCGCACAGAGATAG TATAATCCGTGAGCCCGGTGAGGCATGCGAGGTGCACGTGTCGGCGACGGGCGCAGGACCGCTCACGCTGCACGCCTGTCTCGCGCACTACACGCGCGCTGAACACCTCGCACAGGAGGACGCGTGGAG ATGTCCTCAATGCCAAAGATACATGCCAGTTGTGAAAACATTGGGTCTGTGGTCACTTCCAGATATCTTAGTCATTCATTTAAAGAGATTCAGACA ACAAGCAAAAGGTCGCACGAGTACGAAATTGACGACCATGGTGGAATTCCCATTGAACGATTTCGATATGACGCCACATCTAGTCAGAAGGAATTCCTCAAACGATTCTCCCGGCCACTCCAGATCGCCGCGTCGAAGACACTCCAAGGCCGCCGTCACCAACCCGCAGGACAACATCTACGACCTGTACGCCATCTGCTACCACCACGGTGACGACTTGGAGACTGGACACTACACGGCCGCATGCAAAAACCCCTACGACAACCGCTGGTATAAATTTGACGACTCCAGAGTGACGCCCGTCGACGACGACAACGCCTACGCCGAACTCGTCAACAACACCGTCTATATGCTCTTCTACAAACGCAAAAAACCAACGGTCGTTCATTCTTGTTCGACCAACGATAAAGGCCATTGGGCGCTTCTAATGCCTAAATACGTGAAACCGGCCGGCGAAGTCCTGAACGATTTAACTGAAGTCAAAGAAGAAATCGATAATGTTAAAAGTGAAGTCGAAACTAAAGACGATTCGGAGACGGAGGACATAAAACGGAGCCCGACCCTCTCCCGAAGCGTTCCGAGCTTACCCGATGACAGTCCGATCGAATTTATAACTCCCGAGAATGACGTCACTCCCGTCGTACACAACACGGCGACGATCATTCAATCCCCGACACTCCAGAGACCGTTGATCGTCGAAGTGAACGGAAGAACGAGTGAAGAGTTGAGCGATTACGAGAACGATTCTGTCGTTCACACGGAGCCGTACATTCACAAAGACGTGCATGTGAACCCGAAGATGACTCCGGTGGACGGGCGGCGGCCGCGCTCCGTCGACTATCCGCCGCGCACGGGGACTTCGCCCTCCAGCAGGGACAAGAGCTTCGAGGGCTCACCGCTCGTCGCCAGCATCAACGGCGTCGAGTACCATCCCACCACCGAGGACCTCATGCTGTCCATGTTCCAGGAATCCAAGTATATCGTACCGAGGCACGGGAACCACGTTGCGGGAGAATCTCATAGGGCAG GTGAAAAGTCTTCTGTTTGGAAAACTCGAATATCGACATGA